One genomic window of Candidatus Kuenenia stuttgartiensis includes the following:
- a CDS encoding bifunctional 3,4-dihydroxy-2-butanone-4-phosphate synthase/GTP cyclohydrolase II yields MQFNSIQEVIEDLRNGKMTILIDDESRENEGDLILAAERVTPEAINFILTHARGILCLAINAKRAEELDFYPMVSNNTSSFQTPFTVSVDAAREISTGVSSKDRATTILTAIDDNATAEDFVRPGHIFPLKAHNGGVLVRAGHTEGAVDLTRIAGLKNAAVICEIMREDGNMAKLPDLKKFAEKNNLKICTIADIIKYRHEQERLIEKRVTAKLPTIYGEFILHLYRSFVDEYLHLALCLEVGSKDINTPSPMQNEPILVRVHDECLTSDVFGSLRCDCGEQLHNALKIIKENGKGVLLYMRQEGRGIGLENKLHAYHLQDKGLDTVEANEKLGLPVDKRDYGIGAQILRDLGITKMRLLSNNPKKFAALAGYGLEIVERVPIVVEPNAENQKYLRTKKEKLGHMIET; encoded by the coding sequence ATGACAATATTAATAGACGACGAGAGTCGGGAAAATGAGGGGGATTTAATTCTTGCAGCGGAAAGGGTTACTCCCGAAGCTATTAACTTTATACTAACACATGCAAGAGGCATTCTTTGCCTTGCGATAAATGCCAAAAGGGCTGAAGAACTGGACTTTTATCCAATGGTTTCCAATAACACATCAAGCTTTCAGACGCCTTTTACCGTTTCCGTTGACGCCGCAAGAGAAATTTCCACAGGCGTATCTTCCAAAGACAGGGCAACGACCATATTAACAGCCATTGATGATAATGCCACTGCGGAAGACTTTGTTCGACCAGGTCACATATTTCCGCTAAAGGCGCATAACGGCGGAGTTCTTGTCAGAGCCGGCCATACAGAAGGAGCCGTTGACCTAACCCGCATTGCCGGTCTCAAAAATGCCGCAGTCATTTGCGAAATTATGAGGGAAGACGGAAACATGGCAAAACTTCCGGACCTCAAAAAATTTGCCGAAAAAAACAATCTCAAAATCTGTACAATTGCGGATATCATAAAATACCGCCATGAACAGGAACGATTAATTGAGAAACGCGTAACCGCAAAACTCCCCACAATATATGGGGAATTCATCCTTCATCTCTATCGTTCCTTTGTTGATGAGTACCTCCACCTTGCTTTATGCCTGGAAGTTGGCAGCAAAGACATAAATACTCCTTCCCCAATGCAAAATGAACCGATACTGGTAAGGGTACACGATGAATGTCTGACGAGCGATGTTTTCGGTTCTTTGCGTTGTGACTGCGGAGAACAGCTTCATAATGCCCTCAAAATCATAAAGGAAAACGGTAAGGGTGTTTTGCTTTATATGAGGCAGGAAGGACGAGGGATCGGCTTAGAAAACAAATTGCATGCGTACCACTTACAAGATAAAGGATTGGATACGGTAGAGGCAAATGAGAAACTAGGACTTCCAGTGGACAAAAGGGACTATGGAATCGGCGCACAAATTTTAAGAGATCTGGGCATTACTAAAATGCGTTTGCTTTCGAACAATCCAAAAAAATTTGCCGCGCTTGCAGGATATGGACTGGAAATAGTTGAGCGCGTGCCAATCGTTGTTGAACCAAACGCAGAAAATCAAAAATATCTGCGTACGAAAAAGGAAAAACTTGGACACATGATAGAGACGTAA
- the murD gene encoding UDP-N-acetylmuramoyl-L-alanine--D-glutamate ligase, translating to MEFKNKRVTVMGLGVFGGGIGITQFLARQGAHVTVTDIKSKTDLSQSLRHLENLQITYRLGEHRDVDFINTDMVIVSPAVPGDSKFIQIARENGVPIDTEMNIFFKLCPAFTIGVTGSNGKSTTTTLIGDILQQTSNKIWVGGNIGKSLLLQLEEMKPADIVVLELSSFQLESLSSIKKSPCISIVTNISPNHLDRHKDIDSYIHAKKNIILHQKQSDSAILNYDDTELRTWGKECYGRVLWYSTQQPVENGAFRENEHIVISIDGNTISIPCVSKIKLPGDHNLHNVLAASCATYLHGANKQTIEKTVTSFCGLEHRLEFVREAKGIRYYNDSKATTPESAIAAIMSFKNSVLIAGGYDKGSDFEEFAAICSNYCKAVVLIGKTANKIEELISLKKGEKEYPHVCVANTLKDAFQTANTLTTPGGVLLFSPACASYDMFNNYEERGKQFKNMVLSL from the coding sequence ATGGAATTTAAAAATAAAAGAGTTACCGTTATGGGACTCGGTGTATTTGGGGGTGGCATTGGCATAACACAATTTCTTGCAAGGCAGGGGGCGCATGTCACGGTAACGGATATAAAGAGTAAAACAGATCTTTCACAATCCCTGCGGCATCTTGAAAATCTGCAGATTACTTACCGGCTGGGCGAACACAGAGATGTAGATTTTATCAATACTGATATGGTCATCGTCAGCCCTGCTGTTCCCGGGGATTCAAAATTCATACAAATTGCAAGGGAAAACGGTGTTCCTATTGACACAGAAATGAACATATTCTTTAAACTTTGTCCCGCTTTCACCATTGGAGTAACCGGCAGCAACGGGAAATCCACCACAACCACGCTGATTGGCGACATTTTGCAACAAACCTCCAATAAAATATGGGTTGGAGGCAACATCGGTAAATCACTGCTTCTGCAACTCGAAGAAATGAAGCCGGCGGATATTGTGGTGCTGGAGCTATCCAGTTTTCAACTGGAATCGCTCTCTTCAATTAAAAAGAGTCCCTGTATAAGTATAGTAACAAATATTTCTCCCAACCATCTGGACAGGCATAAAGACATTGATTCTTATATCCATGCAAAGAAGAATATTATCTTGCATCAGAAGCAGAGTGATTCCGCCATTCTGAATTACGATGACACGGAGCTGAGAACATGGGGAAAAGAATGTTATGGCCGTGTTTTGTGGTACAGCACACAACAACCGGTAGAAAATGGCGCATTTCGTGAAAACGAACATATTGTAATTTCCATAGATGGGAATACCATTTCGATACCCTGTGTCTCAAAAATCAAACTTCCTGGAGACCACAATCTCCACAATGTACTTGCAGCATCGTGTGCAACATATTTACACGGCGCAAACAAACAAACCATTGAAAAAACAGTTACTTCTTTTTGTGGATTAGAACACCGTTTGGAATTTGTAAGAGAGGCAAAAGGCATCAGGTATTATAATGATTCTAAAGCAACCACCCCCGAATCTGCAATTGCCGCAATTATGAGTTTTAAGAACTCTGTGCTTATTGCTGGAGGATACGATAAGGGAAGCGATTTTGAGGAATTTGCCGCAATTTGTTCAAATTACTGTAAAGCTGTTGTTCTTATTGGAAAAACTGCAAACAAAATAGAGGAACTTATTTCTCTAAAAAAGGGGGAAAAAGAATACCCCCATGTATGCGTTGCAAATACCTTAAAAGACGCCTTTCAAACAGCAAATACCCTCACAACACCGGGAGGCGTTTTATTGTTCTCACCAGCCTGCGCTAGCTATGATATGTTTAATAACTATGAAGAACGCGGCAAACAATTTAAAAATATGGTGTTGTCACTATGA
- a CDS encoding RNA ligase partner protein, translating into MQKDIKHEQIINEKIIIDTSIFTNPEVYQTFGNDPTDALRSFLEIISKLKGPTFYMPQTIYEELLNFVEIKDIQVDLQMLLQQKSPKRYELTVPAFLLYELIEDVRLRIDKGLRVAETAVRETSPDTEPEAIANLRKKYRMALREGIIDSKEDVDLILLAKEMDGIMMTADTGIVKWADKLGIRYIDPRMLRSILDKLAAAS; encoded by the coding sequence ATGCAAAAAGACATAAAACATGAACAAATCATCAACGAAAAGATAATTATCGATACCAGTATCTTTACCAATCCGGAAGTTTATCAGACCTTTGGCAATGACCCTACAGATGCCCTGCGTTCTTTTCTTGAAATTATCAGCAAATTGAAAGGGCCTACCTTTTATATGCCGCAGACGATTTATGAGGAGCTTTTAAACTTTGTAGAGATAAAAGATATACAAGTTGATTTGCAAATGTTATTGCAGCAAAAATCCCCGAAACGTTACGAGTTGACCGTTCCCGCGTTTTTGCTCTATGAACTTATTGAAGACGTACGGCTGAGGATCGATAAGGGCTTGAGGGTGGCGGAAACCGCCGTCAGGGAAACCTCGCCCGATACCGAACCTGAAGCGATAGCAAATCTCAGGAAAAAATATCGCATGGCGCTGCGTGAGGGAATTATTGACAGCAAAGAAGACGTTGATTTAATCCTGCTTGCAAAAGAAATGGACGGCATAATGATGACTGCGGATACCGGCATTGTCAAATGGGCGGATAAGCTAGGTATAAGGTACATCGACCCTCGCATGTTACGGAGTATTTTGGATAAGCTGGCTGCTGCCTCCTGA
- the lexA gene encoding transcriptional repressor LexA, translated as MSTNEEKLTDTILTKKQADFLAFLKASLQEKGYPPTVREIMRGMDLSSTNIVKKYLDILARKGHIKKQYNSPRAIEIIEAPAGHAETNLIPIVGSVKAGAPHPAIEDIMGYLAVDKTICRTGDAFFLRVEGDSMINAHIQEGDLVLVRPQPVANNREIVVALINGEATVKRFYKKGNTLELHPEHPMMKPIVLQGEQDEVRIIGKVTAVVRLLEKL; from the coding sequence ATGTCCACCAATGAAGAAAAATTAACGGATACTATTTTAACCAAAAAACAGGCGGATTTTCTAGCCTTTTTAAAAGCATCTCTTCAGGAAAAAGGGTATCCACCTACGGTACGCGAGATTATGCGCGGGATGGATCTTTCCAGCACCAATATCGTCAAAAAGTATCTTGACATCCTTGCCCGTAAAGGACACATCAAAAAACAATACAACAGTCCCAGGGCTATTGAAATTATAGAAGCCCCGGCCGGACATGCAGAAACGAATCTCATCCCCATTGTTGGAAGTGTCAAAGCAGGCGCTCCTCATCCGGCAATAGAAGATATTATGGGATATCTTGCAGTAGATAAAACAATCTGCCGTACCGGAGACGCATTTTTTTTGCGGGTTGAGGGAGACAGCATGATTAATGCTCATATACAGGAAGGCGACCTCGTACTGGTGAGGCCGCAACCGGTTGCCAATAACAGGGAAATTGTGGTTGCCCTCATAAATGGTGAGGCCACGGTCAAAAGATTCTACAAGAAGGGAAATACGCTGGAATTGCACCCGGAACACCCAATGATGAAACCCATTGTGCTCCAGGGAGAACAAGATGAGGTTCGCATCATTGGCAAGGTTACTGCGGTGGTGCGGTTGTTAGAGAAGTTATAA
- a CDS encoding IS701 family transposase, with product MLCDKYLLLILLVTSGINCTCKFFTQSITGAKDLSIFRTNIPLLNKFLEHFASCFTKKQFAMFLLVVYAMFKDYKRNSLEAMAQAVHTDYQKFQYFFSESKWDLPALKQKRMDIIQKQRTTALTKDSILTIDDTGCPKPYAKNTEAAKWQYCGPLKRPETCNVVVGAAFVSKTKHFPLDVIPYLPADEFGEGKNDPKFKDKIQIAMDMFDAASNVFDFSAIAFDTWYASQRFLEHIHAKKKHFFSEIKSNRNISMYHPEKQKYCIIKPDELVTLIKKHYADKTKYVTLKSADGSEVSYKTYTFDAKLNGCNVPLKFVVILGKWNKEDDKKYHVLITNQLDASVKTVITNYLLRWGIEHCFKELKDTFYFDHYQVRHIDKIERYWNICLISWTFVYWIKQNAYLDKIMETKPSTFNEFKKAINSLLEFSSTNALSKNEKLSQEYFKIKSARFKKKIAA from the coding sequence ATGCTTTGCGATAAATATTTACTCTTGATTTTGCTCGTTACTTCCGGTATTAATTGCACTTGTAAATTTTTTACACAATCAATTACCGGAGCAAAGGATTTGAGTATTTTCAGAACAAACATACCGTTATTAAATAAATTTCTTGAACATTTTGCATCGTGTTTTACTAAAAAACAATTTGCAATGTTTCTACTTGTTGTCTACGCAATGTTTAAAGACTATAAAAGAAATTCACTGGAGGCCATGGCGCAAGCCGTTCATACGGATTACCAGAAATTTCAATACTTCTTTTCTGAATCCAAATGGGATTTACCCGCATTAAAGCAGAAAAGAATGGACATTATCCAAAAACAAAGAACCACGGCATTGACAAAAGACAGCATCCTTACCATAGATGATACCGGATGTCCAAAGCCCTATGCTAAAAATACAGAGGCAGCCAAATGGCAATATTGCGGTCCGCTTAAAAGGCCGGAAACCTGCAATGTTGTTGTTGGCGCGGCATTTGTCTCAAAAACAAAACATTTTCCCCTGGATGTTATTCCCTACCTTCCTGCCGATGAGTTCGGGGAAGGGAAAAATGATCCCAAATTTAAAGACAAAATACAAATAGCAATGGATATGTTTGATGCTGCTTCTAACGTCTTTGATTTTTCAGCTATTGCCTTCGACACATGGTATGCCTCTCAACGGTTTCTCGAACATATTCACGCAAAAAAGAAACACTTTTTTTCAGAAATAAAATCAAACAGAAATATCTCCATGTACCATCCGGAAAAACAAAAATATTGCATAATCAAACCAGATGAGCTCGTGACCCTCATCAAAAAGCATTATGCCGACAAAACCAAGTATGTTACTTTAAAATCCGCGGATGGAAGTGAAGTTTCCTATAAAACCTACACGTTTGACGCCAAACTGAATGGTTGCAATGTCCCGTTGAAGTTTGTGGTAATTTTGGGAAAATGGAACAAGGAAGATGATAAAAAATATCATGTCCTTATCACCAATCAACTCGACGCCTCTGTAAAAACGGTTATCACAAACTATCTGTTGCGTTGGGGTATTGAACACTGTTTCAAGGAATTGAAGGATACTTTTTATTTCGATCATTATCAGGTAAGGCACATTGACAAGATTGAGCGATATTGGAATATTTGTCTGATCTCATGGACATTCGTTTACTGGATAAAACAAAACGCTTATCTGGATAAAATCATGGAAACAAAACCTTCTACCTTTAATGAATTCAAAAAAGCAATCAATTCCCTGCTTGAATTCTCATCAACAAACGCTTTATCAAAGAACGAAAAACTCTCACAAGAATATTTTAAAATTAAATCCGCTCGATTTAAGAAAAAAATCGCCGCTTAA
- a CDS encoding ArnT family glycosyltransferase has product MNKTTINIRLLTVILVLFLSFLFLFNTGKRDFWAPDEPRYAQVSKEMRDSGNFILPQLNSEPYPHKPPLLFWMINLFSVPFGKITHLSARLPSALAGVGCCLILFNFARNVFHNTRIGLLSALILATSIKFLWMTHRAAFDVLLTFFVMAALFSFYKGYKEAGNKGRYYTLFYIFMALGTLTKGPVGFLLPFLVVVAYLSLKRDIKVLKETKPWIGGVLFAILVFSWVYLAGIYGGKEYTQQILFKQNIGRFADSFAHKRPLYYYFIHFPLNYFPWTIFIPGVVVYLFSREGRKRFQEVVFPAVWFVVIFFFFSIVSGKRDIYVLPLYPAASLIIAWFLNEFVEQFRDIRFRKTGYIPCYFISGLTIFLGFLLPLGIYKFRPEHIRLTIPFVLLLFAGGIIMLRFIKHSRILPFLFVLILLVFSLFTLSTLQVIPLLNQYKSAKEICDKANAAMKPGDQLAMYNFLRDTYLFYTNRNHMPVINDSEDLKKYMNSNERVFLFIRDKDFKKVSESQDIPIFVIARDSVGHREMLFVSNKDI; this is encoded by the coding sequence ATGAACAAAACTACGATAAATATACGCTTATTGACCGTCATCCTGGTACTTTTCCTTTCATTCCTCTTTCTCTTCAATACAGGAAAAAGGGATTTTTGGGCGCCGGATGAACCCCGTTACGCACAGGTCTCCAAAGAAATGCGGGATAGCGGCAATTTTATACTTCCGCAGTTAAATAGCGAACCATATCCCCACAAACCCCCCCTTTTATTCTGGATGATTAATCTGTTTTCCGTCCCGTTCGGTAAAATAACGCACCTGTCCGCGCGTTTGCCTTCTGCCCTCGCAGGTGTGGGATGCTGCCTGATACTGTTTAATTTTGCCAGAAATGTTTTCCATAACACCAGAATAGGCTTGCTTTCAGCCCTTATACTCGCCACCAGCATAAAATTCCTTTGGATGACGCACCGTGCTGCCTTTGACGTGCTGCTTACCTTTTTCGTTATGGCAGCCTTGTTCAGTTTCTATAAAGGCTATAAGGAAGCGGGAAATAAAGGCCGTTATTACACCCTCTTTTATATCTTCATGGCCCTTGGAACGCTTACAAAAGGCCCTGTAGGATTTCTTCTTCCATTCCTCGTAGTCGTGGCATATCTTTCTCTGAAAAGAGATATAAAAGTTTTGAAAGAAACAAAACCCTGGATAGGGGGAGTTCTTTTTGCAATTTTGGTGTTCTCGTGGGTATATCTGGCAGGCATATACGGTGGTAAGGAATATACGCAACAAATATTATTCAAGCAAAATATCGGACGGTTCGCTGATTCCTTTGCCCATAAACGGCCTCTTTATTACTATTTTATCCATTTCCCCCTGAATTATTTTCCGTGGACAATCTTTATCCCAGGCGTTGTCGTGTATCTGTTTTCACGAGAAGGGAGAAAGAGGTTTCAGGAAGTGGTATTCCCTGCGGTTTGGTTTGTCGTTATCTTCTTTTTCTTTTCTATCGTTTCGGGGAAAAGGGACATCTACGTTCTTCCACTCTATCCTGCCGCCTCTTTAATAATCGCATGGTTTCTGAATGAGTTTGTAGAACAATTCAGGGATATCCGTTTCAGGAAAACAGGCTATATCCCTTGTTATTTCATAAGCGGACTAACCATATTTCTAGGGTTTCTCTTACCGTTAGGTATATACAAATTTCGGCCTGAACACATTCGTCTTACCATACCATTTGTATTGTTACTTTTTGCCGGCGGCATAATTATGCTGCGTTTCATAAAACACTCAAGAATATTGCCTTTCCTCTTTGTCCTCATCCTGCTTGTTTTCTCTCTATTTACCCTGAGTACACTGCAGGTAATCCCATTATTAAATCAGTACAAATCGGCAAAGGAAATTTGCGACAAGGCAAATGCTGCAATGAAACCCGGCGATCAACTGGCAATGTATAATTTTCTCAGAGACACATACCTGTTTTATACGAATAGAAATCACATGCCGGTAATAAATGATTCTGAGGATCTGAAGAAATACATGAATTCAAACGAACGGGTCTTTCTGTTTATCAGAGACAAGGATTTTAAAAAGGTGTCAGAGTCACAGGATATACCCATCTTTGTAATTGCCAGGGATTCCGTAGGGCATCGGGAGATGCTTTTTGTGTCAAACAAGGATATTTGA
- the pyrH gene encoding UMP kinase gives MPKNKKIKYKRILLKVSGEGFGGENGKGIDTEKFATFAKTIQKILSLGAETALVVGGGNVLRGAKFGLSGKSRIVADQAGMIATILNALLLQDTLEECNIKTHVISAIEIKNITEPFILRNCLRYLEERNIVIFAGGTGNPYFTTDTAAALRAIEINANVMLKATRVDGVYTDDPANNPSAKLLSKLTYAEVLNRQLGVMDMTAVSLSMENKLPIIVLNMNKKGNIEKAVLGKSVGTFIGN, from the coding sequence ATGCCGAAAAATAAGAAAATAAAGTATAAACGTATCTTATTGAAAGTTAGCGGCGAAGGCTTTGGCGGTGAAAACGGAAAAGGCATCGATACTGAAAAATTTGCAACATTTGCCAAAACGATACAAAAGATTTTATCACTCGGTGCTGAAACGGCGCTTGTCGTTGGCGGCGGTAACGTGTTGCGCGGCGCTAAATTTGGCCTTTCGGGAAAATCCAGAATTGTAGCGGATCAGGCGGGGATGATTGCTACCATCTTAAATGCATTGCTTTTGCAGGACACCCTGGAAGAGTGCAACATTAAAACGCATGTAATAAGCGCAATTGAAATTAAGAATATCACAGAACCTTTTATTTTACGAAATTGTTTACGGTATCTTGAAGAAAGAAATATTGTTATTTTTGCGGGGGGAACGGGAAACCCCTATTTCACAACCGATACTGCAGCTGCTTTACGCGCGATAGAAATTAATGCCAACGTGATGCTTAAAGCCACAAGAGTTGACGGCGTGTATACAGATGATCCAGCTAATAATCCATCCGCAAAGCTGTTAAGCAAACTGACCTATGCCGAAGTATTAAACCGACAATTAGGCGTAATGGATATGACTGCGGTATCCTTGAGCATGGAAAACAAATTGCCAATAATCGTATTAAACATGAATAAAAAAGGAAATATTGAAAAGGCTGTTTTGGGGAAATCTGTTGGTACTTTTATAGGAAATTAA
- a CDS encoding putative sugar nucleotidyl transferase, with protein MSHIYIFEDANYSRLAPLVYTRATFELRCGLYTQWERISRLYPGATITLFCRDALADIVKERYPLEVNAPRKQNDSCLFINGRAILSRPVSLEGPEEIGMQGDTVVYLRLKKNSPGKISYNTFLEENYHEKWENTLPRVDIHTPVFSYYWDIIKRNAHQIAEDFSLFVKEGRNAGNVYEGTYLINKDKIYIGKGSRIKPCCVLDAENGPVYIGNNVTISPNTSIEGPVYIGDNSVILPNSRLRGGTNIGEVCKIGGEIVNTIFHSFTNKQHDGFLGDSYLGSWVNIGADTTNSNLLNTYGLIKVQMGNTLINTNHNSLGMAMGDHTKTAINTTIMTGSVIGFACNIVTNLYPPKYLPSFSWCTVNGIRVYEWDKALCVARLAMERRDKKMSAAEEELFKKIFQLTENERTICKKT; from the coding sequence TTGTCTCATATTTATATTTTCGAAGACGCCAATTATTCACGCCTTGCTCCCCTCGTATACACCAGGGCAACGTTTGAGTTGCGTTGTGGTTTGTATACGCAATGGGAAAGGATATCTAGACTTTATCCCGGTGCTACCATTACCCTTTTCTGCAGGGATGCCCTCGCGGATATTGTAAAGGAACGTTATCCCCTGGAGGTGAATGCCCCCCGGAAACAGAACGATAGCTGTCTTTTTATAAACGGCCGCGCGATTCTTTCGCGTCCTGTTTCTTTGGAAGGCCCTGAGGAAATTGGCATGCAAGGCGATACGGTTGTTTACCTTCGTCTCAAAAAAAATTCCCCTGGAAAAATATCGTATAACACATTTCTTGAAGAAAACTATCATGAAAAATGGGAAAACACCTTGCCTAGGGTTGATATTCATACGCCGGTATTCAGTTATTATTGGGACATTATAAAACGTAATGCACATCAAATAGCGGAAGACTTTTCCTTATTTGTTAAGGAGGGACGGAATGCGGGGAACGTGTATGAAGGCACTTATCTCATCAATAAAGATAAGATATACATTGGAAAGGGCAGCAGGATCAAACCTTGCTGTGTACTCGACGCAGAGAATGGGCCGGTTTATATTGGCAATAATGTAACCATTTCCCCTAATACCTCCATTGAGGGGCCGGTTTACATTGGAGATAATTCTGTAATCCTGCCCAATTCGCGGTTACGGGGAGGCACCAATATCGGAGAAGTATGCAAAATAGGGGGAGAAATCGTAAACACAATATTCCACAGCTTTACCAACAAACAACATGACGGATTCTTGGGCGACTCCTATCTTGGTTCATGGGTCAACATCGGGGCGGATACAACGAACAGTAATTTACTTAATACCTATGGCCTCATAAAAGTTCAAATGGGAAATACCCTCATAAACACAAACCACAATTCCCTTGGCATGGCGATGGGAGATCATACGAAAACCGCCATAAATACGACGATTATGACAGGGAGTGTCATTGGCTTTGCATGCAATATTGTCACCAATCTCTATCCTCCGAAATATCTACCTTCGTTTTCATGGTGTACCGTCAATGGGATAAGGGTTTACGAGTGGGATAAGGCATTATGTGTGGCAAGGCTTGCTATGGAAAGACGGGATAAAAAAATGTCCGCTGCGGAAGAGGAACTTTTTAAAAAAATATTTCAGCTTACTGAAAATGAAAGAACTATATGCAAAAAGACATAA
- the frr gene encoding ribosome recycling factor, which translates to MSIDSICKETKAKMEKVIAHLQDDLKGIRTGRASTGLVENIRVEYYGNPSPLKQLAVISTPDAQSILIKPYDTTIVSNIEKAIIQSDIGLNPSVEAKTLRIVIPPLNEERRKKLSVTVKDFGESTKVSLRNIRQDSNKQADKEKKENILTEDDVKRAKDEIQKIIKDFETKVNDLIKRKTEEILKV; encoded by the coding sequence ATGTCAATAGATTCGATTTGCAAAGAAACAAAGGCAAAAATGGAAAAGGTTATCGCTCATTTGCAAGATGATTTGAAGGGAATAAGAACCGGTAGGGCAAGCACTGGTCTGGTCGAAAATATACGGGTTGAATACTACGGGAACCCTTCACCCTTAAAGCAACTTGCAGTGATTTCCACACCTGATGCACAGTCAATCTTGATAAAACCTTACGATACTACTATAGTATCTAATATCGAAAAGGCAATCATTCAATCAGACATCGGCCTGAACCCTTCTGTTGAAGCTAAAACCCTGCGCATCGTTATTCCTCCGCTTAATGAGGAGAGGAGAAAAAAACTTTCCGTAACCGTAAAAGATTTTGGGGAATCAACAAAGGTTTCTTTGCGTAATATACGGCAGGATTCAAATAAACAAGCGGATAAAGAAAAGAAAGAAAATATTTTAACAGAAGACGATGTTAAGCGCGCCAAGGATGAAATTCAAAAAATTATCAAAGACTTTGAAACTAAGGTAAATGATTTAATCAAAAGAAAGACTGAAGAAATACTCAAGGTATAA
- a CDS encoding MogA/MoaB family molybdenum cofactor biosynthesis protein, with translation MIRTAIVTLSDKGSKGEREDKSGEIIRTMLQQINTSIVAYEIIPDEKDLIIKKLREFSKLSDLIITTGGTGVGPRDITPEATRAVIEKELPGFGEAMRMEGMKHTPRAMGSRAVAGIYRQTLIINLPGSPKGVAENLSVVLPVIPHTINLIKGTVTDCAKDREQHPHR, from the coding sequence ATGATTCGCACCGCAATAGTAACATTGAGCGATAAAGGGTCAAAAGGGGAGCGCGAAGACAAAAGCGGAGAGATTATCCGTACGATGCTCCAACAAATCAATACATCCATTGTCGCATACGAAATAATCCCCGATGAAAAAGACCTCATTATCAAAAAACTTCGTGAATTCTCCAAACTATCCGATCTTATCATCACAACCGGAGGTACCGGAGTTGGCCCTCGCGATATCACGCCTGAGGCAACAAGGGCAGTGATAGAAAAAGAATTGCCTGGCTTCGGAGAAGCAATGCGTATGGAAGGGATGAAGCACACACCAAGGGCAATGGGTTCCAGGGCGGTGGCAGGGATATATCGGCAAACCCTTATCATAAACCTTCCTGGAAGCCCAAAAGGCGTTGCGGAAAACCTCTCCGTCGTTCTGCCGGTTATTCCTCATACCATAAACCTTATCAAAGGCACGGTGACAGATTGCGCCAAAGACCGGGAGCAACACCCTCACAGGTAG
- a CDS encoding MOSC domain-containing protein, with translation MGKILAVCVSERKGIQKRNIGKCMAIKHYGLEGDAHAGKWHRQVSLLATESADVMRSKGLEIKDGDFGENIVTSGIELKSLPVGTTLKIGNDIIIKITQIGKLCHDRCAIYYKAGDCIMPREGIFAEILSSGMIKAGDEILIHEYPSGV, from the coding sequence ATGGGGAAAATTTTAGCTGTCTGCGTAAGCGAAAGAAAAGGTATCCAGAAACGAAATATAGGCAAATGCATGGCAATTAAACATTATGGCCTAGAGGGAGATGCCCATGCAGGAAAATGGCACCGCCAGGTGAGTCTGCTTGCAACGGAAAGCGCCGACGTGATGCGTAGTAAAGGCTTAGAGATAAAAGACGGCGATTTTGGAGAAAATATTGTCACCAGTGGCATAGAACTAAAATCGCTTCCTGTTGGAACTACGCTGAAAATCGGAAATGATATTATCATAAAGATAACCCAAATCGGCAAATTATGCCATGACCGCTGCGCCATTTATTACAAGGCAGGCGACTGTATCATGCCGCGAGAAGGGATTTTTGCAGAAATCCTTAGCAGCGGAATGATTAAAGCCGGAGATGAAATTTTAATACATGAATATCCCTCTGGGGTGTAA